In the Pseudomonas sp. DTU_2021_1001937_2_SI_NGA_ILE_001 genome, one interval contains:
- a CDS encoding extracellular solute-binding protein, which produces MTPMRSLLAGACGLMLAALAGTLQAQPQHAVTLYDEAPKYPANFKHFDYVNPDAPKGGTLRQAGFGSFDSLNPFINKGTPAEDVGMIYDTLARASLDEPFTEYGLIAGKIEKAPDNTWVRFYLRPEARFHDGHPIRAEDVEFTFNTLIKDGTPMYRAYYAGVDKVVVEDPLRVKFVFKDNHSRELPLILGQLPVLPKHFWASRDFTKSNLEFPLGSGPYKVAEVKAGRSVRYERVKDYWAKDLAVNRGQYNFDVMAYDYYRDSDVALEALKAGQYDYREENTAKAWATAYDIPAVRDGRLIKEELPNGNPQGMQGFIFNLRKPVFQDPRVREALSLLFDFEWTNKQLFNGSYTRTKSYFDNSEMASSGLPSPAELKLLEPLRGKVPERVFTEPFTLPVTDGSGMIRPQLRRAYQLLQEAGWRIKDDQMTDAQGNPVKLEFLMVQTAFERVMLPYKRNLKDLGIDLSIRRVDVAEYINRLRSRDFDLIVSSFPQSASPGNEQREYFHSVSADRAGSRNLMGLKDPAVDALVDGLIRADSREELVTYARALDRVLLWGFYVVPNWHIKSWRIVYWDHLAHPQAKALTDIGLSSWWAKPGVQPAAPTPLPEPQTEEER; this is translated from the coding sequence ATGACCCCCATGCGTTCGCTGCTCGCCGGCGCCTGCGGCCTGATGCTCGCCGCCCTGGCCGGCACCCTGCAGGCCCAGCCGCAACACGCCGTGACCCTGTATGACGAAGCCCCCAAGTACCCTGCCAACTTCAAGCACTTCGACTACGTGAATCCCGACGCCCCGAAGGGCGGCACCCTACGCCAGGCCGGCTTCGGCAGTTTCGACAGCCTCAACCCCTTCATCAACAAGGGCACGCCGGCCGAAGACGTGGGCATGATCTACGACACCCTGGCACGCGCCAGTCTCGACGAGCCGTTCACTGAATACGGCCTGATCGCCGGCAAGATCGAGAAGGCCCCGGACAACACCTGGGTGCGCTTCTATCTGCGCCCCGAAGCGCGCTTCCACGACGGCCACCCGATTCGCGCCGAAGACGTCGAGTTCACCTTCAACACCCTGATCAAGGACGGCACGCCCATGTACCGGGCCTACTACGCCGGTGTCGACAAGGTGGTGGTCGAGGACCCGCTGCGGGTCAAGTTCGTGTTCAAGGACAACCACAGCCGCGAACTGCCGCTGATCCTCGGTCAGCTGCCGGTGCTGCCCAAGCACTTCTGGGCCAGCCGCGACTTCACCAAGAGCAACCTGGAATTCCCGCTGGGCAGCGGCCCCTACAAGGTGGCGGAGGTCAAGGCCGGGCGCTCGGTGCGCTACGAGCGGGTGAAGGACTACTGGGCCAAGGACCTGGCGGTCAACCGTGGGCAGTACAACTTCGACGTCATGGCCTACGACTACTACCGCGACAGCGACGTGGCCCTCGAAGCCCTCAAGGCCGGCCAATACGATTACCGCGAAGAGAACACCGCGAAGGCCTGGGCCACGGCCTATGACATCCCGGCGGTGCGCGACGGCCGGCTGATCAAGGAAGAACTGCCCAATGGCAACCCGCAGGGCATGCAGGGTTTCATCTTCAACCTGCGCAAGCCGGTGTTCCAGGACCCCAGGGTGCGCGAGGCGCTGAGCCTGCTGTTCGACTTCGAATGGACCAACAAGCAGCTGTTCAATGGTTCCTACACGCGCACCAAGAGCTACTTCGACAATTCGGAAATGGCCTCCAGCGGCCTGCCCTCGCCTGCCGAGCTGAAGCTCCTCGAACCGCTGCGCGGCAAGGTGCCCGAGCGCGTGTTCACCGAGCCCTTCACACTGCCGGTCACCGATGGCAGCGGCATGATCCGCCCGCAGCTGCGCCGTGCGTACCAACTGCTGCAGGAAGCCGGCTGGCGCATCAAGGACGACCAGATGACCGATGCCCAGGGCAACCCGGTGAAACTGGAGTTCCTCATGGTGCAGACGGCCTTCGAACGGGTCATGCTGCCCTACAAGCGCAACCTCAAGGACCTGGGCATCGACCTGTCGATTCGCCGGGTGGACGTGGCCGAATACATCAACCGCCTGCGTTCGCGGGACTTCGACCTGATCGTCAGCAGCTTTCCGCAATCCGCCTCGCCGGGCAACGAACAGCGCGAATACTTCCACTCGGTCAGCGCCGATCGCGCGGGCAGCCGCAACCTGATGGGCCTCAAGGACCCAGCGGTGGACGCGCTGGTCGACGGCCTGATCCGTGCCGACTCCCGCGAAGAACTGGTCACTTATGCCCGCGCCCTGGATCGGGTGCTGCTGTGGGGCTTCTACGTGGTGCCCAACTGGCACATCAAGAGCTGGCGCATCGTCTACTGGGATCACCTGGCTCACCCACAGGCCAAGGCCCTCACCGATATCGGCCTGAGCAGCTGGTGGGCCAAACCGGGCGTGCAGCCCGCCGCACCGACGCCGCTGCCAGAACCCCAGACCGAGGAGGAGCGCTGA
- a CDS encoding microcin C ABC transporter permease YejB, with protein sequence MLAYILRRLLLIIPTLFGILIINFIIIQAAPGGPVEQTIAKLEGFDGATSRIAGGGSEVGVAGSSYRGAQGLDPALVQEIERMYGFDKPAPERLWIMIKNYAQLDFGTSFFRDAKVTDLIMEKMPVSISLGLWSTLIMYLVSIPLGIAKATRHGSQFDVWTSSAIIVGYAIPAFLFAILLIVLFAGGSYFDWFPLRGLTSNNFDELSTTGKLLDYFWHLVLPITALVIGNFATLTLLTKNSFLDEISKQYVITAKAKGLSNNRVLYGHVFRNAMLLVIAGFPSAFIGIFFTGSLLVEVIFSLDGLGLMSFESAINRDYPVVFGTLFIFTLLGLVVKLIGDLTYTLVDPRIDFESREH encoded by the coding sequence ATGCTGGCCTACATCCTGCGGCGCCTGCTGCTGATCATTCCGACCCTGTTCGGCATCCTCATCATCAACTTCATCATCATCCAGGCTGCGCCCGGCGGCCCGGTGGAACAGACGATCGCCAAGCTCGAAGGCTTCGACGGCGCCACCAGCCGCATCGCCGGCGGTGGCTCGGAGGTCGGCGTGGCCGGCTCCAGCTACCGGGGTGCGCAGGGCCTGGACCCGGCGCTGGTGCAGGAAATCGAGCGTATGTACGGCTTCGACAAGCCCGCTCCGGAACGCCTGTGGATCATGATCAAGAACTATGCGCAGCTGGACTTCGGCACCAGCTTCTTCCGTGATGCCAAGGTCACCGACCTGATCATGGAGAAGATGCCGGTTTCCATCTCTCTGGGGTTGTGGAGCACCCTGATCATGTACCTGGTGTCCATTCCACTGGGCATTGCCAAGGCCACCCGGCATGGCAGCCAGTTCGACGTCTGGACCAGCTCGGCGATCATCGTCGGTTATGCCATTCCGGCCTTCCTGTTCGCCATCCTGCTGATCGTGCTGTTCGCCGGCGGCAGCTACTTCGACTGGTTCCCGCTGCGCGGCCTGACCTCGAACAACTTCGACGAGCTGAGCACCACCGGCAAGCTGCTGGACTATTTCTGGCACCTGGTGCTGCCGATCACCGCCCTGGTGATCGGCAACTTCGCCACCCTGACCCTGCTGACCAAGAACAGCTTCCTCGACGAGATCAGCAAGCAGTACGTGATCACCGCCAAGGCCAAGGGCCTGTCGAACAACCGCGTGCTGTACGGCCATGTGTTCCGCAACGCCATGCTGCTGGTGATCGCCGGCTTCCCTTCGGCGTTCATTGGCATCTTCTTCACCGGCTCGCTGCTGGTGGAAGTGATCTTCTCCCTGGACGGCCTGGGCCTGATGAGCTTCGAATCGGCCATCAACCGCGACTACCCGGTGGTGTTCGGCACCCTGTTCATCTTCACCTTGCTGGGCCTGGTGGTGAAACTGATCGGCGACCTGACCTACACCCTGGTCGACCCGCGTATCGACTTCGAAAGCAGGGAGCATTGA
- a CDS encoding ABC transporter permease, whose translation MTLSPINRRRFERFKANRRGWWSLWIFLVLFVLSLGAELIANDKPLALRYDGQWYFPVFERYPETTFGGEFPLEANYKSPYIQDLLAAKNGWVLWAPIPFSYQSINYDLKVPAPAPPSRDNLLGTDDQGRDVLARVIYGFRISVLFALTLTLLSSVIGVVAGALQGFYGGWVDLLGQRFLEVWSGLPVLYLLIILASFVQPNFWWLLGIMLLFSWMSLVDVVRAEFLRGRNLEYVRAARALGMRNGEIMFRHILPNAMISTLTFMPFILTGAIGTLTALDFLGFGLPAGAPSLGELVAQGKANLQAPWLGISAFAVLAIMLSLLVFIGEAARDAFDPRK comes from the coding sequence ATGACGCTGTCTCCAATCAATCGCCGCCGCTTCGAGCGCTTCAAGGCCAACCGCCGAGGCTGGTGGTCGCTGTGGATCTTTCTGGTGCTGTTCGTGCTCAGTCTGGGCGCGGAACTGATCGCCAACGACAAGCCTCTGGCCCTGCGCTACGACGGCCAGTGGTACTTCCCGGTGTTCGAGCGCTACCCGGAAACCACCTTCGGCGGCGAATTCCCGCTGGAAGCCAACTACAAGAGCCCGTATATCCAGGACCTGCTGGCGGCCAAGAACGGCTGGGTGCTGTGGGCGCCCATTCCCTTCAGCTACCAGAGCATCAACTACGACCTGAAGGTCCCGGCCCCCGCCCCGCCGTCGCGGGACAACCTGCTGGGCACCGACGACCAGGGTCGCGACGTGCTGGCCAGGGTCATCTACGGCTTCCGCATCTCGGTACTGTTCGCCCTGACCCTGACCCTGCTCAGTTCGGTGATCGGCGTCGTCGCCGGCGCCCTGCAAGGCTTCTATGGGGGCTGGGTCGACCTGCTCGGCCAGCGCTTCCTTGAGGTATGGTCCGGGCTGCCGGTGCTGTACCTGCTGATCATCCTGGCCAGTTTCGTGCAGCCCAACTTCTGGTGGCTGCTGGGCATCATGCTGCTGTTCTCGTGGATGAGCCTGGTGGACGTGGTGCGTGCCGAGTTCCTGCGTGGCCGCAACCTGGAATATGTGCGCGCCGCCCGGGCACTGGGCATGCGCAACGGCGAGATCATGTTCCGCCACATCCTGCCCAACGCCATGATCTCGACCCTGACCTTCATGCCGTTTATCCTCACCGGCGCCATCGGCACCCTCACCGCCCTGGACTTCCTCGGCTTCGGCCTGCCGGCCGGCGCCCCCTCGCTGGGCGAGCTGGTCGCCCAGGGCAAGGCCAACCTGCAGGCGCCCTGGCTGGGCATCAGTGCCTTCGCGGTACTGGCGATCATGCTGAGCCTGCTGGTGTTCATCGGTGAAGCGGCGCGCGACGCCTTCGACCCAAGGAAATGA
- a CDS encoding ABC transporter ATP-binding protein translates to MNQDNLIEIRDLAVEFVSGDKRQRVVEGVSFDIRRGETLALVGESGSGKSVTAHSILRLLPYPLASHPHGTIRYAGEDLLHLNERRMRSLRGNRIAMIFQEPMTSLNPLHSVEKQINEVLALHKGLSGQAATARTLELLELVGIPEPRKRLKALPHELSGGQRQRVMIAMALANEPELLIADEPTTALDVTVQLKILELLKQLQARLGMALLLISHDLNVVRQIAHRVCVMQRGSIVEQASCDELFRSPRHPYTRMLINAEPSGAPAGNPPGPALLEVQDLRVWFPIKKGLFKRTVDHVRAVDGVDFSLPRGQTLGIVGESGSGKSTLGLAILRLLSSQGEIRFQGQSLQGLGQQQVRPLRRQMQVVFQDPFGSLSPRMSVAEIVGEGLRIHGIGTPAEQQAAIIAALEEVGLDPETRHRYPHEFSGGQRQRIAIARALVLKPALILLDEPTSALDRTVQRQVVELLRSLQAKYNLTYLFISHDLAVVKALSHQLMVIKQGKVVEQGAAEAVFAAPQHPYTQQLLEAAFMAPVAVD, encoded by the coding sequence ATGAACCAGGACAATCTGATCGAAATCCGCGATCTGGCGGTCGAGTTCGTCAGCGGCGACAAGCGCCAGCGGGTGGTCGAGGGTGTGAGTTTCGATATCCGCCGTGGCGAAACCCTGGCCCTGGTCGGCGAAAGCGGCTCCGGCAAGTCGGTGACCGCGCATTCGATCCTGCGCTTGCTGCCCTACCCTTTGGCCAGCCACCCGCACGGCACCATCCGCTATGCCGGCGAAGACCTGCTGCATCTCAATGAACGACGCATGCGCAGCCTGCGCGGCAATCGCATCGCGATGATCTTCCAGGAGCCGATGACCTCGCTCAACCCGCTGCACAGCGTGGAAAAGCAGATCAACGAAGTGCTGGCCCTGCACAAGGGCCTGAGCGGCCAGGCGGCCACTGCGCGCACGCTGGAACTGCTGGAGCTGGTGGGTATCCCCGAGCCGCGCAAGCGCCTCAAGGCCCTGCCCCATGAGCTCTCCGGCGGCCAGCGGCAGCGGGTGATGATCGCCATGGCCCTGGCCAACGAGCCGGAGCTGCTGATCGCCGACGAACCAACCACCGCGCTGGACGTCACCGTACAGCTGAAGATCCTCGAACTGCTCAAGCAACTGCAGGCCCGCCTGGGCATGGCCCTGCTGCTGATCAGCCATGATTTGAACGTGGTCCGGCAAATCGCGCATCGCGTATGTGTCATGCAGCGCGGTTCCATCGTCGAACAGGCATCGTGCGATGAATTGTTCCGTTCGCCCCGGCATCCGTACACGCGGATGCTGATCAACGCCGAGCCCAGTGGCGCCCCTGCGGGCAACCCGCCAGGCCCGGCCTTGCTGGAGGTGCAAGACCTGCGCGTGTGGTTCCCGATCAAAAAGGGCCTGTTCAAGCGCACGGTCGACCACGTCAGGGCGGTGGATGGCGTAGACTTCAGCCTGCCCCGCGGGCAGACGCTGGGTATCGTCGGTGAAAGCGGGTCGGGCAAGTCGACCTTGGGCCTGGCGATTTTGCGTCTGCTGAGCAGCCAGGGCGAGATCCGCTTCCAGGGGCAGTCGCTGCAGGGCCTGGGGCAGCAGCAGGTGCGCCCGCTGCGTCGGCAGATGCAGGTGGTATTCCAGGATCCGTTCGGCAGTCTCAGCCCGCGCATGTCGGTGGCGGAGATCGTCGGTGAAGGCCTGCGCATCCATGGCATCGGCACCCCGGCCGAGCAACAGGCCGCGATTATCGCGGCGCTCGAGGAAGTAGGCCTGGACCCGGAAACCCGGCATCGTTACCCTCACGAGTTTTCCGGGGGACAACGGCAACGTATCGCCATCGCCCGAGCGCTGGTGTTGAAGCCGGCGCTGATTCTGCTGGACGAGCCCACTTCGGCGCTCGACCGGACGGTACAGCGCCAGGTAGTCGAGCTGCTACGCTCGCTGCAAGCCAAGTACAACCTGACGTATCTGTTCATCAGCCATGACCTGGCTGTCGTCAAGGCGCTGAGTCACCAGTTGATGGTGATCAAGCAAGGCAAAGTGGTCGAACAGGGTGCGGCCGAGGCTGTTTTCGCCGCACCGCAACATCCTTACACACAGCAGCTGCTGGAAGCCGCCTTCATGGCACCAGTGGCTGTCGATTAA
- the fabI gene encoding enoyl-ACP reductase FabI, translating into MGFLAGKRVLIVGVASKLSIASGIAAAMHREGAELAFTYQNDKLKGRVEEFAAGWGSSPELCFPCDVASDEEIAKVFEALSKKWDGLDVIVHSVGYAPGDQLDGDFTDATTRDGFRIAHDISAYSFVALAKAGRDMMKGRNGSLLTLSYLGAERTMPNYNVMGMAKASLEAGVRYLAGSLGPEGTRVNAVSAGPIRTLAASGIKNFRKMLSANEAQTPLRRNVTIEEVGNAAAFLCSDLASGISGEIMYVDGGFNTTAMGNIEE; encoded by the coding sequence ATGGGTTTTCTCGCCGGTAAGCGCGTCCTGATCGTCGGTGTCGCCAGTAAACTGTCCATCGCATCCGGCATCGCTGCCGCCATGCACCGCGAGGGTGCTGAGCTTGCCTTCACCTATCAGAACGACAAGCTCAAGGGCCGTGTCGAAGAGTTCGCGGCAGGCTGGGGTTCGAGCCCGGAGCTGTGCTTCCCTTGCGACGTGGCCAGTGATGAAGAAATCGCCAAGGTCTTCGAAGCGCTGAGCAAGAAGTGGGACGGCCTGGACGTGATCGTCCACTCGGTAGGCTACGCACCGGGCGACCAGCTCGACGGCGACTTCACCGACGCCACCACCCGCGACGGTTTCCGCATCGCTCACGACATCAGCGCCTACAGCTTCGTAGCCCTGGCCAAGGCCGGTCGCGACATGATGAAAGGCCGCAACGGCAGCCTGCTGACCCTGTCGTACCTGGGCGCCGAGCGCACCATGCCGAACTACAACGTGATGGGCATGGCCAAGGCCAGCCTGGAAGCCGGTGTACGTTACCTGGCCGGCAGCCTCGGCCCGGAAGGCACCCGCGTCAACGCCGTATCGGCCGGTCCGATCCGTACCCTGGCGGCTTCCGGTATCAAGAACTTCCGCAAGATGCTCTCCGCCAACGAGGCCCAGACCCCACTGCGCCGCAACGTGACCATCGAAGAAGTCGGCAACGCCGCCGCCTTCCTGTGCTCCGACCTGGCTTCGGGTATCAGCGGTGAAATCATGTACGTCGACGGCGGCTTCAACACCACCGCGATGGGTAACATCGAGGAATAA
- a CDS encoding SurA N-terminal domain-containing protein — MLQNIRDNSQGWIAKTIIGIIVALMALTGIEAMFTHNGSKQNAAEVNGEEVTQNELSQAVDMQRRQLAQQLVQQLGRDFDPALLDEKLLRESALKGLIDRKLLLQAAADDKFAFSEQAIDQQLLATPEFQVDGKFNADRFDQVIRQLGYNRLQFRQMLTQEMLIAQTRAGIAGSAFVTDAQVEAFARLEKQTRDSATLTIPASTAGVSVSDDEVKAHYDQHAKEFMSPEEVVLDYVELKKSSFFDKVQVKDADLQAAYEHEIANLTEQRRAAHILIEVNDKVSDQQAKAKLEEVQQRLAKGEDFAKLAKEFSQDPGSSAKGGDLGYAGKGVYDPAFETALYSLNKDQVSQPVRSDYGWHLIKLLGVEAPSVPSFASLKDKLTADLKSQQVEQKFVEATKQLQDSAFESSDLAQPAQELGLKVQTTAPFGREGGEGLTANRSVIQAAFSPEVLEEGANSSTLELDPDTVVVVRVKEHRQPEQLPLEQVAAAIRTQLVKDKASAAAKDKGEKLLAGLRDGSVPLAARQDGVEWKVLEAVSRAQDGVDPAVLQTLFRMPKPAGKDKPEYASLSARDGSFVIVRLKGVNEAAAPSDEEKAQYRRFLASRAGQQDFAAYRAELEHKAKIEKY, encoded by the coding sequence ATGCTGCAGAACATCAGGGACAATTCACAAGGCTGGATTGCCAAGACAATTATCGGGATCATCGTTGCGCTGATGGCCCTGACGGGCATCGAAGCGATGTTCACCCACAATGGCAGCAAGCAGAATGCTGCCGAGGTGAACGGCGAAGAGGTGACCCAGAACGAACTGAGCCAGGCAGTCGACATGCAACGTCGCCAGTTGGCCCAGCAACTGGTCCAGCAACTGGGTCGGGACTTCGATCCCGCGCTGCTGGACGAGAAGCTGCTGCGTGAGTCGGCGCTCAAGGGCCTGATCGATCGCAAGCTGCTGCTTCAGGCTGCTGCCGACGACAAGTTCGCTTTCTCCGAGCAGGCGATCGACCAGCAACTGCTGGCCACACCTGAATTCCAGGTCGACGGCAAGTTCAATGCCGATCGCTTCGACCAGGTCATCCGCCAGCTGGGCTATAACCGCCTGCAATTCCGGCAGATGCTGACCCAGGAAATGCTCATCGCCCAGACTCGTGCCGGTATTGCGGGCAGTGCATTCGTCACTGACGCTCAGGTCGAGGCATTCGCCCGCCTGGAGAAGCAGACCCGTGATTCCGCGACCTTGACCATTCCCGCCAGCACCGCTGGCGTGTCGGTCAGCGACGATGAAGTCAAGGCCCACTACGATCAGCACGCCAAGGAGTTCATGAGCCCCGAGGAAGTGGTGCTGGACTACGTGGAACTGAAGAAGTCGTCGTTCTTCGACAAGGTCCAGGTCAAGGACGCCGACCTGCAGGCAGCGTACGAGCACGAAATCGCCAACCTCACCGAGCAGCGTCGCGCCGCGCATATCCTCATCGAGGTGAACGACAAGGTCAGCGATCAGCAGGCCAAGGCCAAGCTGGAAGAAGTCCAGCAGCGTCTGGCCAAGGGCGAGGACTTCGCCAAGCTGGCCAAGGAGTTTTCCCAGGACCCAGGCTCCTCGGCCAAAGGTGGTGACCTGGGCTATGCCGGTAAGGGTGTCTACGACCCGGCGTTCGAAACCGCGCTGTACTCGTTGAACAAGGACCAGGTCTCGCAGCCGGTACGCAGCGATTACGGCTGGCACCTGATCAAGCTGCTCGGCGTCGAAGCACCCTCGGTGCCCAGCTTCGCCAGTCTCAAGGACAAGCTGACCGCCGACCTCAAGTCGCAGCAGGTCGAGCAGAAGTTCGTCGAGGCCACCAAACAGCTGCAGGACTCGGCTTTCGAATCGTCCGATCTGGCCCAGCCAGCCCAGGAGCTCGGTTTGAAGGTGCAGACCACCGCGCCATTCGGGCGTGAAGGTGGCGAAGGCCTGACGGCCAACCGTTCGGTGATCCAGGCCGCGTTCAGCCCTGAAGTGCTGGAAGAGGGCGCCAACAGCAGCACCCTGGAACTGGACCCTGACACGGTCGTCGTGGTGCGTGTGAAAGAGCACCGCCAGCCAGAGCAGCTGCCGCTGGAGCAGGTCGCTGCCGCGATTCGCACCCAACTGGTCAAAGACAAGGCCAGTGCTGCGGCCAAGGACAAGGGTGAGAAGCTGCTCGCCGGCCTGCGCGATGGCAGCGTGCCGCTGGCCGCTCGTCAGGATGGCGTCGAGTGGAAGGTGCTGGAGGCGGTCAGCCGCGCCCAGGACGGTGTCGACCCGGCGGTGCTGCAGACCCTGTTCCGCATGCCCAAGCCGGCTGGCAAGGACAAGCCCGAGTACGCCAGCCTGAGCGCGCGCGACGGCAGCTTCGTGATCGTGCGCCTGAAGGGTGTCAACGAGGCCGCTGCACCGAGCGATGAGGAGAAGGCGCAGTATCGTCGCTTCCTGGCTTCGCGTGCCGGGCAGCAGGACTTCGCGGCTTACCGTGCGGAGCTTGAGCACAAGGCCAAGATCGAGAAGTACTGA
- a CDS encoding HU family DNA-binding protein, with protein MNKSELIDAIAASADIPKAAAGRALDAVIESVTGALKAGDSVVLVGFGTFSVTDRPARVGRNPQTGKTLEIPAAKKPVFKAGKALKEAVN; from the coding sequence GTGAACAAGTCGGAACTGATTGATGCTATCGCTGCATCTGCTGATATCCCGAAAGCTGCTGCTGGCCGCGCGCTGGACGCAGTGATCGAATCCGTCACTGGCGCTCTGAAGGCTGGCGACTCGGTTGTGTTGGTTGGCTTTGGTACGTTCTCCGTTACTGACCGTCCTGCTCGCGTAGGTCGTAACCCACAGACTGGCAAGACCCTGGAAATCCCTGCCGCCAAGAAGCCAGTATTCAAGGCTGGCAAGGCTCTGAAAGAAGCAGTCAACTAA